In the genome of Paenibacillus pabuli, the window CTGCATCGGTGTGCGAGAATTATCCCGACTCAGCGGTTGAAGACTGTGGAGGACTTCATCTGGCGCACGGCCTTTACCGGTTTCTTCCTTATATTTGTTCTTCATGGCAATATCATGATATTCATCAATGGAAGAGAACCGGACTCCCGTCATGCCGATCTCCTCTCCCTGGAATACATACGGTGTTCCCGGAAGGGTATGAATCATGGTCGCCAGTTGTTTGGCGGATTCCACTCGGTATTGTCCATCATTGCCATACCTTGAAACCTGCCTTGTGTGATCGTGATTGTTCAGGAACTGGGAGTTCCAACCTTCATTACGGAACGCTTCATACCAGCTCTCCTGAATTTCCTTGTACCGTGCCAGATTCCAAGTAGGCATGTCATCCGCCACCTGGAAATGGAATAACGTATGCAGCTCTTTCCGGTTATCCCCCACATACAGAAGGCCATCCTCTGGTGTAACAAACGGAATTTCTCCCACGGTCATAATGTCATAATGCTGGAGAACCTCCCGATTCATTTCCTGCAAATATTCATGAATGCCCGGATTATTGCCCAGATAATCAATATGCTCCGGATGCTCCGCATCTGGGAAGCCTTCCAGCTTGGCGAGCAGATTAATGACATCCATACGGAAGCCGTCAATGCCCTGATCCAGCCAGAAACGCATCATCCGATAGATCTCCTGACGCAGTTCAGCATTTTCCCAATTCAGATCAGGCTGCTCCTTCGCAAAGGAATGGAAGTAATACTCTCCCGTTCGCTCATCGAAAGTCCACGTTGACGGTTCAAAATAGGAGCGCCAGTTGTTCGGTGGTCCATCCGTCTTACCCGGCTTCCAGATATACCAGTCCCGTTTCGGATGATCGACAGAAGAACGCGATTCTTCAAACCATGCATGCTGCTCTGATGTATGATTGACCACCAGATCCATAATGAGCTTCATGTCCAGTTCATGGACCTTGTCCAGCAATTGCTTGAACTGCTCCATCGTTCCGGCTTTCGCCATAATGCGATAATAATCCGCGATATCGTATCCGTTGTCTTTATCCGGCGATTCATAGATGGGATTAAGCCAGATGACATCTATGCCCAGGCTTTTAATATAGTCGAGCTTGAGCATCAAACCTTCCAAATCCCCGATGCCGTCCCCATTCGCATCCAGGAAGCTTCGCCAGTAAACCTGATACACCACAGCTTCTTTCCACCATGCCCGGTTCATGCTGTATCTCCCCTTTCTTGCATTACTTTGGTTTATTAAACTTCTTTCAGGGAGTTCTCTCTCAACGTGCTCTCCAGAAAAGCTAACGTCAGCTGTGTCGTATCCTTCAACACCACATCCGCACCGGAACCTTTAAGCACAGCTTCTTCGCCAATACCCACAGCGATCATGCCTGCGGCTTTGATGGCCTCAATACCGGCTTGCGCATCCTCGATGCCGATGCAGGCCTTTACGTTAGCCCCCACTTCTTCCGCTCCCCGCAGGAACAGATCAGGTGCAGGTTTGCCGTGCGGTACGGAATCCGGATGCACCACATAGCGGAACAGCGAGTCCAACTCCAGCGCCTTCAGAATTTGAGGAGCATTTTTGCTCGCCGAAGCGATCACTGCAGGAATACCGGAGGCTTGCAGCTCCAGTAGCAATTCCCGAATTCCAGGGTAAGTGTGCTCCGGTGTCAGCGAGTCCAGCAGCGAGACGTAATGTTTGTTTTTACGGCTTGCGAATGCTTCCTTTTCCTCAGCCGAAAATGCATCTTCCTTGCCACCCAGACGTAAAATGCGCGCCAGCGACTCCCCGCGGCTAATGCCCTTTAACTGCTCGTTGAACTCACGGTCAAACGGGATGTCCAGCTCTTCTCCAAGCTGTTTCCATGCAACATAATGATACTCCGCTGTGTCCGTGATGACTCCATCCAAATCAAAAATAACGGCTTGAAGTGCTCCGTTCCCTTTCATCTTTCCGTTCCTCCCCATGTCATTGCTCTAGTTGAGTTCAACTAAAAGATATTTACACTGGCCACTACGATGACAGAATAACCTTCCGATCGCTGTTATCCCCAGATTTTTTTTGATATCCTTTTCAGAAGGGAAAATCCGGGGATAAAGGCGAACACTTCGCTTCTTCAGGTTATTTCTGCCCTCTCCGTTATCGTGTAAATGTTTAGTTGAACATTTACAGTTGCCATTCAATTCGTTTCTCGTTGCTTTCCCGTCTCTCGCCCTTCCAGTCCAGAACAACCGTCCAGCCCGATGCATTGGAAATGCTCGCATAACGACTGCCCTCACGGGATTCAAAGTGAATATCAAACTCCGCATCGCCTACCATCAGATGCTCCAGACTGCACTTCTTGTCAGCCCATGCCTGCGGCATATCAGGTGATAAGATCACACGACGATGCTGTGCTTCCGGTTGAACACCGAAGAAATGTCGCACTACAGGTAAAGCCAGTGCATAGATTGTCCAAGCCTGCACTACACAGCCGTAGTCCGGAGACATCTCCGAGAATGAACCCGGCAGTACACGTGAGAAGCTTTTCCCCATCCGGCGCAGTAAATCGAGTGCGTGATCCGGATGCCCATACGCCGCTTCTGCAACCGCATGTGCTCCAGTAGATATTGTCATTGTGCCCTGTTTATACATCGCAGCAAGATACGTACCGTATTCACCGATGAAGTCGCGGTTTCGCATCGCTTCGAGAGCACGCTGTGCTTTGTCCTGATCGGCAATTCCTGCTTCCATCGGCGTGACAATGACCCAGTTTTTGTTCAGCAGCCAACCACGGTCGTCCTGACTCTCACCCGCATCGGCAAGCAATCCTTCCACGTACTCCCGGTAGTCTGTGATCCCTTGCTTCTCAGCGAGAGAAACCATGTAATCCACCTTGGGCACAATATCGGAAATAGGTGCAACCGCATCCGCATAGAGGCTGTCTTTTTCAGACCAGTACACATCATTTACTGCGCGCACCGCTTGTTCCGCCAGTTTTTGATAGGTCTGATGCCGTTCGTTTTCCCCCAAATGGAGACTCATGTGCTCGAGCGCCTGAAGAGCCTTGGCTGTATATACGGCACTATCAATCAATTCCATATTTAATCCGGCAATCTCGATGATGCCGTAACCTGAAGGGAACAGGTCTCCGTCCGGGTCCATCTCACCCAGCAGCCAGTCCATTCCCTGAATACAGTAGTCATAATGCTCACGAAGAAGGGCATCGTCTCCGGTCCACAGGAACATTTCCCATACAAAAGCGATATAGTGTGCTGTCTCCTGCGTGTTGCCGCGATTAGACACAGCTCCCATCGTCGTTACTTCATGCACAAAGCGACCATTACCATTCGCTTCCTTAGATTTATCCAGCAGCAAATTCAACGTATCCCGTACCAACTGATGATCTCCCGTAGCAAGCACACCCTGAAGCGCATACGTACTGTCACAGCCGAACCACCACGGATACGTGGGTCCACCTGCCGTCAATCCACGACCAATCCCGTCTACTTGCTGTACCAGCCACTGATTATTGCGCTTCACCCAGGCAAATTGCTCGTTCAGTTCATCTTCGCCTTCAATAGTCAGCACGGAGCGCTGATCCAACTTGTTGTAGAACTGCTGCTTCTGCTCTTTCAAGCTGACATGGTCACGTTCAATGACTGCATACGTCTGCTCACAGGCTTCACGGGACGACTCCGACCCGGCAACAAATAACCGGAAGCGCAACACATCCTTCTCCTCCAGTGTGCATTCGGTTACAAAAGAAATGCCTGTGCCCTTGCCTGCCGTCAGTTCCGGTCCGTAGATTTCAGGCCCAACCGTCATTTCTGTTCCAGGCAGATCACTTCCAATCATGGCATACCAATCTTGAGCATCATCTTTTACAATGACCTTGCGCGAAGAGATGGCTTCTGCCGTTTCACCCGCACCTGGGATGATTCCGATCTCATCGGAATACCACACTGGACGGAGATCGGTCCGTGACAACAGCTCCAGCTTGAGCCGGGTTGTTCCTTTGCCGTAAGCGCTGATCTCATATTCTACGACCATGCCTTTTTCGTAATCGGGGGCAAACTGACTACGTTCAATGGATACCGGAATGTGGCTCAAACCGTGATCATAATCGAATCGGCTTCCACCCCAGGATTCGCTTGTGAATCCGTCTGCTCTCGCCCATACCGCAATGTTGCGATCCAGATCGGTTACCTTCAGCCAGAAGCCGTCCAGCAGCTTGATCGGATGCAGCCATACACCGCCCATTTCGTTAGCCGTATGATGCCCAAAATCAGGAAAGTATCCGTCCTGGGTACCACAAATCTTTACATATTCACCTGCGTTATAATACAAATTAAAAGGATGTCTGCTTGTTAATGTAGCCATGGTTGTCCTCCTCTGCGGTTTGGCTCACCGCTCATCTCTTCTATTAATAAGAACGATTAGCCCTTAATTGCAGAAGAGATGGAAATGCCTTCAATAAAGTATTTTTGTGCAACAAAGAATACAACAAGTGGCGGAAGCATAATCAGCATCGTTGCAGCCATCAGCATGTTCCATTCCACGTTATACAGCCCTTTGAACATGGACAATCCGAGAGCCAGCGTATACTTCTCACTGGAATTCAGATAAATGAGCGGTCCCTGGAAGTCATTCCATACGCCCATAAACGTAAAGATCGATACGGCAATCAGCGGCGGCATGGACAGTGGCAGCATGATTTTAGTGAAAATCTGCATTTTATTGGCTCCGTCTACAAAAGCGGACTCATCAAGATCACGCGGAATGCCGCGCATGAACTGGCGAATCAGGAAGATGTTAAATGCTCCGCCCCCGAAGAATGCAGGGATAATGAGTGGTAAAAATGTATCAACCCAGCCGATTTCCTTGAACATGATGAACATCGGGATCATCGTTACCTGCGAAGGCAGCATCATCGTCGCCAATAGCACCAGGAACAGCGTGCGTTTGCCGCGGAAGTTAAACCGGGCGAAACCATACGCACTTAGGGCAGACGAGAATACGGTACCGACCAATACCGGAATCAGAATAATCAGCGTATTTTTCAAAAATGTAAAAAACGGGATGGCCAGAACGGCATTTTTATAGTTGGACCACATCCATACAGCCGGGAAAAAATCATCTTTGAACACCTCGGCAGGTGTTTTAAGCGACGTTGCAAACGTCCATAACAGCGGGATCAGCACGATGGCCGCACCAGCAAGAAGCATGAGCATAGAAAATAGTTTTGAGTAGACCGGTTTCCGTGTCGTTGCTTGATTCATCATTTGTCCTCCTCTCAATCCTTTTCGTTATCGCCCTGGTAATAGACCCACATCGAAGAACTGCGGATGACCAGCAGCGTAAACGCCAGAATGATGATGAACAATACCCAGGAGAGTGCCGAAGCATAACCCATTTCGAAATCGGTAAATGCTTTATTGTACAGATACAGGTTATAGAACAAGGTCGAGTTCAGCGGTCCCCCGTTGGTCATAACAAATGCTTGTGTGAAATACTGGAATCCGCCGATAATCCCCATAATCACGTTGAAGAATACCGTTGGAGAAATCATAGGCAATGTGATGTTGAAAAACCGTTGAAACGGTCCCGCGCCATCCAGATTGGCAGCTTCATACAGCTCTTCGGGAACGCCCTGCAAGCCGGACAAATAAATAATGATTGTGTTGCCGACGCCCCACAAGCCCATGACAATCAGTGCGCCCAGCGCATAGCTGGGGTCTTGAAGCCAAGCAGGCCCCTGCACGCCGAATAAGGCAAGCGCCCGGTTTAGAATGCCGTATTCCGGATTGAAAATCATAATCCACATCATCGATGCTGCTACAGCTGGAATGATGGATGGCATGAAATAAATCAATCGGAAAAATTTCATCCCTTTATTCCGCATATTCAGCAGCAAGGCGATCAACAGTGACGCCACTTGATAGAGCGGTACAGACACCAGAGCAAAAATGAAGGTAACTTTCAACGACTGATAGAACAGCTCATCATGAAACATCGTTTTGAAGTTATCCAGACCGACCCATTCAATCGATTGTACGCCGGTAATAATATCCCATTTGCTAAAAGCGAGCAGCAGGGAAAATAACATTGGACCAATGGTAAAGAGCAACAAGCCTATAAGCCAGGGCATTATGAACCAATACCCGGCACGCTCGGATTTAGAATTACGCATAGCAGCCTCCTTGATGAAGAGGGTGAATCAGCATGGCCGCCGATTCACCCGCATGGTTTTTACTTGATTTTGCTGTCAACGTTCTTCGCAGCTTCATCCAGAGCGCCTTTGACATCCTGTTTGCCAAGCAGCACTTTTTCGAGCGCCTTGGTGAATTCCTCAACAAACACAGGTCCGTTTGTAGAACGCATGGTTACCGGTTTTTTAGCATAATCCATCATTTCGATGACCGGTTTGTCTGCTACTTCTTTGGCTTTGACTTCGTCCAGTTCTTTCACAGTCGCTGGCAATACTTTACCGTTCGCAGAGCGAAGCTTCTGTGCATCTGTACCCGAGAGCCATTTCACCAACTCGTAAGCTGCTTCTTTATTTTTACCGGCTGCGTTGATCGCCCAACCCGCACTTGCGATAATGCTTGAACGAGTACCGTCCGTATTTTGTGGAATCAGTGCAGAACCATATTGAACATCGGATTTGTCGAGATCACCTTTGATCCAGCGACCTGTAATCATCATGGCGAGCTTGTCTGTCATGAACATCGATGAATCTCCGCCTAGTGTCTCGGAATCCAGTGGCGTCGGGGATACACGACTATCTCCTTGAGACCAAGAGACGTATTTATCCATTGCCGCGATCGTTTTTTCACTGTTCATGTAGCCTTCCGCAGCTGTTCCATCCTCATTCGCGATGTCTGTACCGTTATCCCACAGGTACGTATAGATCGGATATTCCCATTTGCCTGCGTTGAATCCGAACTGAGTATATTTATTGCCATCTTTTTTAGTCAGTTTTTGTGCAGTTGCAATCATGTCATCCCAAGTCCATTCATCTGTTGGATAAGGGATTCCCGCTTCATCAAACATGCGTTTGTTGTACCACAGAGCAAGTGGGTTGAAATCTTTAGGCAAGTAGTATTGTTTGCCTTCAATTTTCATATTTTCAATGAGATCCTTTTGGAAAATATCCAGATTAAACGCAGTGTCTTTGCTCAAATAATCATCAAGCGGCTCAATGACACCTTTATCAACGTATTTGTAGTAGTCACCTTCACCAACCAGGAATACGTCTGGTGCCTGACCTGCCGCCAGGGATGTGGTGAGTTTTGTTCCATAACCTTCACTTGGAATAGGTTCGAACTTTACTTCGATATCCGGGTGTGCAGCATTGAACTCTTCCGCAAGCTTCACTTCATCCGCACCGGAGTTGACATCTCCCCACACGGAGAAGGTTAGTTTCACCTTTTCTCCTTTTCCACCTTCCGCATTGTTGTTTCCCCCTGATGAAGAACACGCAGATAATACCAATACCAAAATCAGCATCATGACCAAACTTGCAGACCCTTTTTTCATTTGATTGACCTCCCACATGGATTTATATTAAACCAAGGTTTGAAACCGTTTGCTGAAAGTAACTTGCTTTCCGGACAGCAGGAGAGAAATTTCTTCCTCTGCATCACTATCAATTAGAATACCCTCGGACGTGATAGTGATATGCAACAGCTGGTTGTGCCAGTAGAGCGGGAATTTCAGACTGCTCCAGGACTCAGGCAGCTTCGGATCGAGATGCAGCTGGCCATCCAACATGCGAACTCCGGCGAATCCCATCACAACGCATTCCCATATTCCGCCCAGAGAAGCTGAATGGATGCCTGCATCCGAAGAGTGCATGTGCGGACCCAGATCAATCTCGGACGCACGACGGAACAGATCATATGCGAGCGAACGATCACCGAAATCACTGGCAAGAATACTGTGCGTCGACAGGGACAATGAGGAATCATGCAATGTTTTTTCCTCATAGTAATCGTAGTTGGCACGTTTGATATCGGGTTCGAATTTATTCTCAAGCAGGAAGAACAGCATCATGATGTCAGCCTGCTTCGAAATTTGCATTTCACCAACCTGATCCAGGTTGTAGTCATTAAAGATGCTGGCGACTTTCGTCTGATTTTTATAAGGGGTAAGATCAATGACTTTCTTCTGCAAGTAAGTATCATCTTGTGGAATAAGTCCTTGTTCATTCGGCCCTGGCAGATACATTTGATCCAGCTTGTTCCATGCTTCCCGAGCAGATGTCAGGTCAAGCTTCGCAGACAATGCCTGAAGCAACTCGGGTTTCTCCTGCTGAAGCTTTTCATAATATTGAATGGCGAGCTCCATGTTGAAGTGAGTCATATGGTTGGTGAACGCATTGTTGTCCACATGTTCCTTATACTCATCCGGTCCAACAACCTCATTGATGTGATAGCGGCCTTTGGACTCATCCCACTCCAGACGGCTTGCCCAGAACGTTGCTGTATCAAAAATGATCTCGTAACCATATTGATCCATAAACGCCTCATCACCTGTAGATTGCACATAATGCCAAACGGCATAAGCGATATCAGAAGTAATGTGCTGTTCAATGAAGCCGGACCAAATCTTCGTCTGTTCTCCGGTTACGATATCTACATCTCCCCATACCGGTGTAACTTCGCCATCTTCGATCCATGCTGCTTCCCACGGATACATGGCTCCTTGGAATCCGTTCTCCTTGGCCTTGCTTCTGGCTCCATCCAACCCCTGATATCGATATTCCAGTAAGGATCTTGCGATTTTGGGATTGCTGTAGATGAAGAATGGAAGGATGAAGATTTCCGTATCCCAAAAGGAATGTCCCTTGTACCCTTCACCACTTAACCCTTTCGCCCCGATTCCCATGCGATTATCATGTGCCGGTGTCATAATGACGAGGTGATAGATGGCGAAACGAATAGCAAGCTGGTCATATCCACTTGTACTTTCCACTTCAATGTTGTACGTGGACCAGGTGTCTGCCCAAGCGTTAGCGCTTTCACGAAATAGCTGATCATACCCTTTTTGAGCCTCTTGCTTCAGCTCCGTCAGCGCCGATTCACGCATCTGCTCCAGTGAATATCCACCGTCTCTGTAAACCAGATCACGGCTGGTATGCACGTTCGAGATTTTTTCCAATGTTACCGATTGTCCCGCTTCCACGGTCACTGTGCCTTCGATGCCTACCTTGCGGCGTCCCATCGTTTGGCGCAATTCCGGCTCAACTTTTGCCCCATTCAAATGCCAGTGATGCACCGTATTGGTTACAAAATCAATAGCCGATTGTGTCGTCGTTGACGTCATTTGAATATATGTCTTTTCAAATATCCGTTTTTCGCCTTCCGTGAAATGCTGTGCTCCTGAGTTCGTCCATTGTCCATTAATACCGGATGCAATGTGAACACGTGCCTGACCATCCAGTGGCTTGATGCTTACGGATGAACCAACCAAATGGCGGTTGCTCAAAGAAACAAAGCGACGGAATTGCAGTTCAAAGCTTTCTCCAGTTGGGCTCTGCCATACCACGTTACGAGTCAGCTCACCGTTCTTGAGATTCAGTTGACGGCTGTAGCTGATCGTTCTTCCTTTTTCCAAGCTGAAGGTTTCCCCATTTAGAGTTATTGAAAGTTCCGTCACATCCGCTGCATTCGGGAGTTCTGTTACCTCATGCTCGTCAAACTTATTGAACGTTCCAGCTACAAACCAGTTCCGCACTTGTCCAACATAATTTTCGTCCGTTGCAGAGCGGAGTCCCATGTAGCCGTTCCCAAGTGAGAGCACAGCTTCGCCTTTTCCTTGATGAGCCGGATCAAATCCCGTTTCAGTTACCAGCCAATTACTCCATTCTCCTTGTCCTGCATCGTATTTCAGCAATGTGTATTCCCCCTATGTCTATCTTATGGTGTTTCCGAAACGTTTTGGATTTCAGTGAAAATAATACCGAAACGTTTCGGATTTAATAAAACATTTCGGTGCTCTTTTCATCTGGTTCATTTTGCAAACCTCGCGAACCTTATTCTCAGCTTAACTCAATGACCTGGTTTGGCTGTCGAGGATCTCAAAACCAATTCATTTTGCAAAATATTGAATTTGGGGCTGTCTTCCGATCTCAGCATACCCATTAGCAAATTTGCAGCTTCATGCCCTAACTGATACATGTTCTGGCTTATAGTGGTGAGTGGTGGATGAAAATAGGCAGCTGTTGGTATGTCGTCAAATCCCACTACAGATAATCTATCCGGAATAGAGATGTTTAGTTCATTCGCAGCCTTCATTACACCCAGAGCCATCATATCGCTTGCACAAAAGATAGCGGTAATTTCAGGATAAGCCTTCAA includes:
- a CDS encoding alpha-glucosidase — encoded protein: MNRAWWKEAVVYQVYWRSFLDANGDGIGDLEGLMLKLDYIKSLGIDVIWLNPIYESPDKDNGYDIADYYRIMAKAGTMEQFKQLLDKVHELDMKLIMDLVVNHTSEQHAWFEESRSSVDHPKRDWYIWKPGKTDGPPNNWRSYFEPSTWTFDERTGEYYFHSFAKEQPDLNWENAELRQEIYRMMRFWLDQGIDGFRMDVINLLAKLEGFPDAEHPEHIDYLGNNPGIHEYLQEMNREVLQHYDIMTVGEIPFVTPEDGLLYVGDNRKELHTLFHFQVADDMPTWNLARYKEIQESWYEAFRNEGWNSQFLNNHDHTRQVSRYGNDGQYRVESAKQLATMIHTLPGTPYVFQGEEIGMTGVRFSSIDEYHDIAMKNKYKEETGKGRAPDEVLHSLQPLSRDNSRTPMQWDSSKHAGFTEGQPWMQVNPNYEEINVERDLAAQDSIFAYYQQLIALRKTHAVMVYGDYRDQSAGDEHVYAYSRSLDGVTWLVMLNHSDQEQSYRLPASFADRTTNARLVIGNLDRSTSDEVRNGTVRLRPYEALIYSL
- the pgmB gene encoding beta-phosphoglucomutase, yielding MKGNGALQAVIFDLDGVITDTAEYHYVAWKQLGEELDIPFDREFNEQLKGISRGESLARILRLGGKEDAFSAEEKEAFASRKNKHYVSLLDSLTPEHTYPGIRELLLELQASGIPAVIASASKNAPQILKALELDSLFRYVVHPDSVPHGKPAPDLFLRGAEEVGANVKACIGIEDAQAGIEAIKAAGMIAVGIGEEAVLKGSGADVVLKDTTQLTLAFLESTLRENSLKEV
- a CDS encoding glycogen debranching protein, which produces MATLTSRHPFNLYYNAGEYVKICGTQDGYFPDFGHHTANEMGGVWLHPIKLLDGFWLKVTDLDRNIAVWARADGFTSESWGGSRFDYDHGLSHIPVSIERSQFAPDYEKGMVVEYEISAYGKGTTRLKLELLSRTDLRPVWYSDEIGIIPGAGETAEAISSRKVIVKDDAQDWYAMIGSDLPGTEMTVGPEIYGPELTAGKGTGISFVTECTLEEKDVLRFRLFVAGSESSREACEQTYAVIERDHVSLKEQKQQFYNKLDQRSVLTIEGEDELNEQFAWVKRNNQWLVQQVDGIGRGLTAGGPTYPWWFGCDSTYALQGVLATGDHQLVRDTLNLLLDKSKEANGNGRFVHEVTTMGAVSNRGNTQETAHYIAFVWEMFLWTGDDALLREHYDYCIQGMDWLLGEMDPDGDLFPSGYGIIEIAGLNMELIDSAVYTAKALQALEHMSLHLGENERHQTYQKLAEQAVRAVNDVYWSEKDSLYADAVAPISDIVPKVDYMVSLAEKQGITDYREYVEGLLADAGESQDDRGWLLNKNWVIVTPMEAGIADQDKAQRALEAMRNRDFIGEYGTYLAAMYKQGTMTISTGAHAVAEAAYGHPDHALDLLRRMGKSFSRVLPGSFSEMSPDYGCVVQAWTIYALALPVVRHFFGVQPEAQHRRVILSPDMPQAWADKKCSLEHLMVGDAEFDIHFESREGSRYASISNASGWTVVLDWKGERRESNEKRIEWQL
- a CDS encoding carbohydrate ABC transporter permease, with product MMNQATTRKPVYSKLFSMLMLLAGAAIVLIPLLWTFATSLKTPAEVFKDDFFPAVWMWSNYKNAVLAIPFFTFLKNTLIILIPVLVGTVFSSALSAYGFARFNFRGKRTLFLVLLATMMLPSQVTMIPMFIMFKEIGWVDTFLPLIIPAFFGGGAFNIFLIRQFMRGIPRDLDESAFVDGANKMQIFTKIMLPLSMPPLIAVSIFTFMGVWNDFQGPLIYLNSSEKYTLALGLSMFKGLYNVEWNMLMAATMLIMLPPLVVFFVAQKYFIEGISISSAIKG
- a CDS encoding carbohydrate ABC transporter permease, with the translated sequence MRNSKSERAGYWFIMPWLIGLLLFTIGPMLFSLLLAFSKWDIITGVQSIEWVGLDNFKTMFHDELFYQSLKVTFIFALVSVPLYQVASLLIALLLNMRNKGMKFFRLIYFMPSIIPAVAASMMWIMIFNPEYGILNRALALFGVQGPAWLQDPSYALGALIVMGLWGVGNTIIIYLSGLQGVPEELYEAANLDGAGPFQRFFNITLPMISPTVFFNVIMGIIGGFQYFTQAFVMTNGGPLNSTLFYNLYLYNKAFTDFEMGYASALSWVLFIIILAFTLLVIRSSSMWVYYQGDNEKD
- a CDS encoding ABC transporter substrate-binding protein; its protein translation is MKKGSASLVMMLILVLVLSACSSSGGNNNAEGGKGEKVKLTFSVWGDVNSGADEVKLAEEFNAAHPDIEVKFEPIPSEGYGTKLTTSLAAGQAPDVFLVGEGDYYKYVDKGVIEPLDDYLSKDTAFNLDIFQKDLIENMKIEGKQYYLPKDFNPLALWYNKRMFDEAGIPYPTDEWTWDDMIATAQKLTKKDGNKYTQFGFNAGKWEYPIYTYLWDNGTDIANEDGTAAEGYMNSEKTIAAMDKYVSWSQGDSRVSPTPLDSETLGGDSSMFMTDKLAMMITGRWIKGDLDKSDVQYGSALIPQNTDGTRSSIIASAGWAINAAGKNKEAAYELVKWLSGTDAQKLRSANGKVLPATVKELDEVKAKEVADKPVIEMMDYAKKPVTMRSTNGPVFVEEFTKALEKVLLGKQDVKGALDEAAKNVDSKIK
- a CDS encoding glycoside hydrolase family 65 protein; translated protein: MLKYDAGQGEWSNWLVTETGFDPAHQGKGEAVLSLGNGYMGLRSATDENYVGQVRNWFVAGTFNKFDEHEVTELPNAADVTELSITLNGETFSLEKGRTISYSRQLNLKNGELTRNVVWQSPTGESFELQFRRFVSLSNRHLVGSSVSIKPLDGQARVHIASGINGQWTNSGAQHFTEGEKRIFEKTYIQMTSTTTQSAIDFVTNTVHHWHLNGAKVEPELRQTMGRRKVGIEGTVTVEAGQSVTLEKISNVHTSRDLVYRDGGYSLEQMRESALTELKQEAQKGYDQLFRESANAWADTWSTYNIEVESTSGYDQLAIRFAIYHLVIMTPAHDNRMGIGAKGLSGEGYKGHSFWDTEIFILPFFIYSNPKIARSLLEYRYQGLDGARSKAKENGFQGAMYPWEAAWIEDGEVTPVWGDVDIVTGEQTKIWSGFIEQHITSDIAYAVWHYVQSTGDEAFMDQYGYEIIFDTATFWASRLEWDESKGRYHINEVVGPDEYKEHVDNNAFTNHMTHFNMELAIQYYEKLQQEKPELLQALSAKLDLTSAREAWNKLDQMYLPGPNEQGLIPQDDTYLQKKVIDLTPYKNQTKVASIFNDYNLDQVGEMQISKQADIMMLFFLLENKFEPDIKRANYDYYEEKTLHDSSLSLSTHSILASDFGDRSLAYDLFRRASEIDLGPHMHSSDAGIHSASLGGIWECVVMGFAGVRMLDGQLHLDPKLPESWSSLKFPLYWHNQLLHITITSEGILIDSDAEEEISLLLSGKQVTFSKRFQTLV